DNA from Blastocatellia bacterium:
TCTACACCAGCTCGATGGTCGTGCTCGACGTGCGCACCGGAAAACGGCAGTGGCATTATCAGCTGGTGCCGCACGACACGCATGACTGGGACGCCACGCAAGCCAGCCCGCTCTTTACGACGAAGGTCAATGGCAAGACGCGCAACCTCGTCGCCACCGGCGGCAAAGACGGCCTCCTGCATGTGCTCGACCGCGACACCCGCGAGCACCTTTACGAGACTGCCGTGACGACGCGCCAGAACACCGACGCGCCGCTCACCGTCGAAGGCACGCACGCCTGCCCCGGCGTCCTCGGCGGCATGCAGTGGAACGGCCCGGCGTTCAACCCGCAGACCAACATGCTCTACGTCCCGGCGGTCGATTGGTGCGGCACGTTCAAGAAGGGCGAAAACGTGCGGCACGTGGCCGGTCAAACCTACATGGGCGGCAGCTACGTCGAAGACCCTGTCGAGACGGCGCACGGCTGGCTGACCGCCATTGACGCCTCGACCGGCAAGGTGGCGTGGCAGTACCGCTCGCCGAAGCCGATGCTGGCGGCGGTGACGACGACCTCAACCGGCCTGGTCTTCGCGGGCGAGTTGACCGGCGACCTGCTGGCGCTCGATGCGCGGACGGGGAAAGTTCTTTATCGTTTCAACCTCGGCGGGCCGATGAATGGCGGATTGATCAGCTATGCGATCAACGGCAAGCAGTATGTGGCGGCGGTGACGGGCAGTGCCTCGGGATTTTGGAAGGCCGCGCCCGGCGCTTCGACGGTGGTGATCTTTGCTCTGCCCGATGGCAGGGATTTGGGGAGATAGTCAAAGCGTGTCTGAAGAGTCCCGTAGGAACGTGATGTTTATAGTTGCAGGCATGAAAAAGAAGCAAGCCCCGTAGAGGCGCAATGTTGACATACCG
Protein-coding regions in this window:
- a CDS encoding PQQ-binding-like beta-propeller repeat protein, whose amino-acid sequence is YTSSMVVLDVRTGKRQWHYQLVPHDTHDWDATQASPLFTTKVNGKTRNLVATGGKDGLLHVLDRDTREHLYETAVTTRQNTDAPLTVEGTHACPGVLGGMQWNGPAFNPQTNMLYVPAVDWCGTFKKGENVRHVAGQTYMGGSYVEDPVETAHGWLTAIDASTGKVAWQYRSPKPMLAAVTTTSTGLVFAGELTGDLLALDARTGKVLYRFNLGGPMNGGLISYAINGKQYVAAVTGSASGFWKAAPGASTVVIFALPDGRDLGR